One Miscanthus floridulus cultivar M001 chromosome 11, ASM1932011v1, whole genome shotgun sequence DNA window includes the following coding sequences:
- the LOC136491249 gene encoding GDSL esterase/lipase At4g16230-like: MAIHGGASCRLAAVCLLLLELALQGGAGAAEPLVPAMFVFGDSIVDVGNNNFIEKCDVDCKAYYPHYGVDYLDHAPTGRFSNGYNLADKLAQELGFAESPPPFLSLSNASQWMSTGINFASGGSGLLPKTGNGPVVCKQVLSMADQVGNFTNLARLWASGDNRSADLLSKSLFFITTGSNDLFEYIDIGPQTNDTELLQSLVASYAAYLRDLYGVGARKFSVVSTSLVGCCPSQRFIAHNLQDPKATDKYGCLAAPNNLSSQLYPMFATMLEDISGELPGMNYSLVDSIKMVESVLEKPSTPSFNFTVLDTACCGEGQFGASGCNFSAPLCPSRSNHLFWDNYHPTEAVSQIAAKIIFGGNGTFVHPVNVQQLVASAASRP; the protein is encoded by the exons ATGGCCATCCACGGTGGGGCATCCTGCAGGCTCGCtgccgtgtgcttgttgttgctCGAGCTCGCGCTGCAGGGTGGTGCCGGTGCTGCGGAGCCGCTCGTGCCGGCGATGTTCGTGTTCGGGGACTCCATAGTGGACGTCGGCAACAACAACTTCATTGAGAAGTGCGACGTCGACTGCAAAGCCTACTACCCGCACTACGGCGTGGACTACCTCGACCATGCACCCACCGGCAGGTTCAGCAATGGCTACAACCTGGCGGACAAGCTAG CACAGGAGCttggctttgccgagagcccgccgCCTTTCCTGTCGCTGTCGAACGCGAGCCAGTGGATGAGCACGGGCATCAACTTCGCGTCAGGAGGGTCGGGGCTCCTTCCTAAAACCGGCAATGGACCAGTAGTG TGTAAGCAAGTTCTGTCCATGGCTGATCAGGTCGGGAACTTTACGAATCTTGCTCGACTGTGGGCAAGTGGTGATAACAGGTCAGCCGATCTCTTATCCAAATCTCTCTTCTTCATCACCACCGGCAGCAACGACCTGTTCGAGTACATCGATATAGGCCCCCAAACCAACGACACGGAACTATTGCAAAGCCTCGTTGCCTCCTACGCAGCCTATCTGAGG GACTTGTATGGCGTTGGGGCAAGGAAGTTCAGCGTGGTGAGCACGTCGCTGGTGGGTTGCTGCCCGTCGCAGAGATTCATAGCTCATAATCTCCAGGACCCCAAGGCCACCGACAAGTACGGGTGCCTCGCCGCGCCGAACAACCTCTCCAGCCAGCTTTACCCCATGTTCGCCACCATGCTGGAGGACATCAGTGGGGAGCTGCCCGGCATGAACTACTCCTTGGTCGACTCGATCAAGATGGTCGAGTCGGTATTGGAAAAGCCCTCCACGCCTAGCTTCA ACTTCACGGTGCTCGACACGGCGTGCTGCGGCGAAGGGCAGTTTGGCGCGTCCGGGTGCAACTTCTCGGCTCCCCTGTGCCCGAGTCGCAGCAACCACCTCTTCTGGGACAATTACCATCCGACTGAAGCCGTGTCGCAGATCGCTGCGAAGATAATATTCGGCGGCAACGGGACCTTCGTCCACCCGGTCAACGTGCAGCAGCTGGTGGCGTCGGCTGCGTCGCGGCCATGA
- the LOC136492251 gene encoding aspartic proteinase nepenthesin-1-like: MHVGFGLRSFASVQPCLHSPPPLVHGLLVVAGHADHGRLQLGLLVPLLQAWAEVRAGLLVPLLRAAVLLCTAMSVIVLAEKVFLETVRPHRVAGQGRGGNCLSHGARAAAGRGRTRRELLQRMTRRSKARAARFLASSSTSAPVTPSPSTEYLMHLGIGTPPQPVQLTLDTRSDLTWTQCLSCISCFHQAFPYFDPSLSSTFQELSCGNETCLYTYSYGDNSTTNGQLDADTFTFVAVDGRTATAVPGLSFGCGHNNSGIFTSNETGIAGFGRGSLSLPSQIKVDNFSYCFTDITGSAPSPVLLGQPANLYSSTGGAVQTTPLIQSPKIPSFYYLSLKGITVGSTRLQVPESAFALTNNGTGGMIIDSGTSFTTLPLQVYRRLRAAFVSQVKLPPAEASNATTDADPICFVLPSSGDRPGLPKLMFHFEGATLEPCGLGSRGRAGTTQGSHCPTATDAGPGWSPSAGSACGGAAAWRATCEVHAWRCRRRSVQWLLYVCKDRSPKPTCMHACLDL, from the exons atgcacgttgGCTTCGGCCTCCGGTCTTTTGCGTCGGTGCAGCCATGCCTGcactcgccgccgccgctcgtccACGGACTGCTCGTCGTGGCTGGTCACGCAGATCACGGCCGCCTCCAGCTCGGGTTGCTCGTGCCGCTGCTCCAGGCGTGGGCGGAGGTCAGGGCCGGGCTGCTCGTGCCGCTGCTCCGGGCCGCGGTGCTGCTGTGCACGGCCATGTCGGTGATCGTGCTGGCCGAGAAGGTGTTCCTGGAAACG GTGCGACCCCATCGCGTGGCCGGACAAGGACGAGGAGGCAACTGCCTATCCCATGGTGCTCGCGCTGCTGCCGGGCGCGGACGGACTCGCCGCGAGCTGCTGCAGCGCATGACGCGGCGTAGCAAGGCACGCGCCGCGCGGTTCCTCGCCAGCTCCTCAACGAGTGCCCCAGTGAC TCCCAGTCCCAGCACGGAGTACCTGATGCACTTGGGCATCGGCACGCCGCCGCAGCCCGTGCAGCTGACGCTGGACACGCGCAGCGACCTCACGTGGACGCAGTGCCTATCCTGCATTTCCTGCTTCCACCAGGCCTTCCCGTACTTCgacccctccctctcctccacGTTCCAGGAGCTCTCCTGCGGCAACGAGACGTGCTTGTACACCTACTCCTACGGTGACAACTCGACGACCAACGGACAGCTCGACGCGGACACGTTCACGTTCGTGGCCGTTGATgggcgcacggccacggccgtGCCCGGCCTGTCCTTCGGCTGCGGCCACAACAACAGTGGGATCTTTACGTCCAACGAGACCGGCATCGCTGGGTTCGGCCGCGGCTCCCTGTCCCTGCCATCGCAGATCAAGGTCGACAACTTCTCCTACTGCTTCACCGACATCACGGGATCGGCGCCCAGCCCCGTCCTGCTGGGCCAGCCGGCGAACCTCTACAGCAGCACAGGTGGCGCCGTGCAGACCACCCCGCTAATCCAGAGCCCCAAAATTCCATCTTTCTACTACCTGTCGCTGAAGGGCATCACCGTCGGGTCCACGAGGCTGCAGGTGCCGGAGTCCGCTTTCGCGTTGACGAACAATGGAACCGGCGGGATGATCATCGACTCCGGCACCTCCTTCACGACGCTACCGCTCCAGGTTTACCGGCGCCTCCGGGCCGCGTTTGTCTCCCAGGTAAAGCTGCCCCCTGCGGAGGCCAGCAACGCGACGACGGACGCCGATCCCATCTGCTTCGTACTGCCGTCGTCTGGGGACAGGCCGGGGTTGCCCAAGCTGATGTTCCACTTTGAGGGCGCGACGCTGGAGCCTTGCGGCTTGGGCTCACGTGGGCGGGCGGGCACAACACAGGGCAGCCACTGCCCCACAGCGACGGACGCTGGCCCTGGCTGGTCTCCCTCTGCGGGGTCGGCCTGCGGCGGCGCCGCTGCGTGGCGTGCTACGTGTGAGGTCCATGCGTGGCGCTGCCGCCGGAGATCCGTGCAGTGGCTACTGTACGTGTGCAAAGACCGGAGTCCGAAGCcaacgtgcatgcatgcatgcttggacctgtag